A window from Telopea speciosissima isolate NSW1024214 ecotype Mountain lineage chromosome 8, Tspe_v1, whole genome shotgun sequence encodes these proteins:
- the LOC122672580 gene encoding uncharacterized protein LOC122672580: protein MSGAIGSVSTGTTRLGTTTTARRNVGNSSTSQMNPVVRNDNSNTCVLEPRDGNTAGVTVYNKSTANVSGCGMTLQEVGMSTRYVSRGRGFLRASTTCATSIAFEPVASPTKLPDKEVEENQIISDTSDDEWEAGESDEISESQSSSEDDVSEEELEKEDNSNDGISECQSEEGDNVGDGVGGGDQNVTFRVGQEFKNVHHFREVLEDYEVQKGFKTLGQKNEKSRVTAVCAGNGCVWRIHASVMPRDRITFVVKTLVDMHTCKREVSNLNVTSKWIAKKLASNLRAGLAMSNKVMKNMLKEKYNVDTTNMRLYRTRWSARDEIDGSHAKSFNKLESYGDMIKAKNPSNSYVIQYQNGNIYGEEDAYGVMRVIPQFKRMYICFDARIQGFLKGCRPFIGLDGCHLKGLYGGVLVSAISVNGNNGIFPVAYGVVESKGKDNWLFFLHHLHESIDRCIQNVYNGSPTPHDILTFMTDKQKGLIEAISTIFPEANHRHCSRHLYNNFKKVFGGGPTLRGYFWTASKA, encoded by the exons GTAATAGTAGTACTTCACAAATGAATCCTGTTGTGAGGAATGACAATAGTAACACTTGTGTTCTCGAGCCAAGAGATGGAAATACTGCTGGTGTGACTGTTTACAACAAGAGTACTGCCAATGTGAGTGGCTGTGGTATGACATTGCAAGAGGTTGGGATGTCTACTAGATATGTAAGTAGGGGTCGTGGGTTTCTCAGGGCATCTACCACATGTGCTACCAGTATTGCATTTGAACCTGTTGCTTCACCTACCAAGCTGCCTGACAAGGAAGTGGAAGAAAATCAAATCATCAGTGATACATCTGATGATGAATGGGAAGCTGGAGAGTCAGATGAAATAAGTGAGAGTCAAAGCAGTAGTGAAGATGATGTTAGTGAAGAAGAGTTGGAGAAAGAGGATAACAGTAATGATGGCATATCTGAATGTCAATCAGAAGAAGGGGATAATGTGGGTGATGGAGTTGGGGGTGGGGACCAAAATGTCACATTTAGAGTTGGTCAAGAATTCAAGAATGTGCATCATTTCAGGGAGGTCCTAGAGGATTATGAAGTTCAAAAGGGCTTCAAAACTTTGGGGCAGAAGAATGAGAAATCAAGAGTAACTGCAGTATGTGCTGGAAATGGGTGTGTATGGAGGATCCATGCTTCAGTAATGCCTAGGGATCGTATCACATTTGTGGTCAAAACACTTGTGGACATGCATACATGTAAGAGAGAAGTTAGCAACTTGAATGTAACTTCAAAATGGATAGCAAAGAAACTTGCTTCCAATCTTAGGGCAGGCCTTGCAATGAGCAACAAGGTAATGAAAAATATGTTGAAGGAGAAGTACAATGTGGATACAACTAATATGCGACTGTATAGGACAAGATGGAGTGCCAGGGATGAAATTGATGGGAGCCATGCAAAGTCATTTAATAAGTTGGAATCATATGGGGACATGATAAAAGCAAAAAACCCTAGCAATTCATATGTTATCCAATACCAGAATGGAAATATATATGGAGAGGAGGATGCATATGGGGTGATGAGAGTAATTCCACAGTTTAAGCGTATGTATATATGCTTTGATGCACGCATACAAGGATTTTTGAAGGGATGTAGGCCATTCATAGGCCTTGATGGCTGTCATCTTAAAGGTTTATATGGAGGAGTCTTAGTTTCCGCAATTTCAGTTAATGGAAACAATGGGATATTTCCAGTTGCATATGGAGTTGTAGAATCTAAAGGAAAGGACAATTGGCTATTCTTCCTCCACCATTTACATGAGTCCATTGACAGATGCATACAAAATGTTTACAATGGAAGCCCAACCCCTCATGATATACTTACATTTATGACTGATAAACAGAAG GGTCTTATTGAAGCAATTTCAACCATTTTTCCAGAAGCAAACCATCGACACTGCAGCAGACATCTATACAACAATTTCAAGAAAGTGTTTGGAGGTGGGCCTACATTACGAGGTTATTTCTGGACAGCCAGCAAAGCATAA